Proteins encoded together in one Impatiens glandulifera chromosome 1, dImpGla2.1, whole genome shotgun sequence window:
- the LOC124919014 gene encoding probable magnesium transporter NIPA4 — MAEATSTTIQQVHHSLMDSYKGMSSDNIKGLVLALSSSFFIGASFIVKKKGLKKAAATGIRAGVGGYSYLFEPLWWTGMITMIVGEIANFAAYAFAPAILVTPLGALSIIISAVLAHVMLKEKLHIFGILGCALCVVGSTTIVLHAPQERAIESVTEVWDLATEPGFLFYAALVLTAVFVLIFHYIPLYGQTHIMFYIGVCSLVGSLSVMSVKALGIALKLTLSGTNQLLYPQTWVFAIIVATCVITQMNYLNKALDTFNTAVVSPIYFVMFTSLTIIASVIMFKDWDRQNPTQILTEICGFVTILSGTFLLHKTKDMGDGLCTSPSMRLLKHGDDEEDGFGQEGVPLRRQDSSRL; from the exons ATGGCGGAAGCTACATCCACGACGATACAGCAAGTGCATCACAGCTTAATGGACTCTTACAAAGGCATGTCATCTGACAATATCAAGGGTTTGGTTTTGGCATTATCGTCAAGTTTTTTCATCGGCGCAAGCTTCATTGTAAAGAAAAAAGGATTGAAGAAGGCTGCCGCAACCGGTATTAGAGCCG GTGTTGGAGGCTACTCATACTTATTTGAACCATTATGGTGGACTGGCATGATAACAA TGATTGTGGGAGAAATTGCTAATTTTGCAGCATATGCATTTGCTCCTGCAATTTTAGTTACCCCTCTTGGTGCACTCAGCATTATAATCAG TGCTGTTCTTGCTCATGTAATGTTAAAGGAAAAACTTCATATATTTGGGATTCTTGGTTGTGCACTCTGTGTGGTGGGTTCTACTACTATTGTTCTACATGCTCCCCAAGAACGTGCCATTGAATCTGTCACAGAAGTATGGGATCTTGCAACAGAGCCTG GTTTCCTTTTCTATGCAGCTCTGGTTCTAACAGCTGTTTTCGTACTTATATTTCACTATATCCCTCTATATGGACAAACacatataatgttttatattgGAGTTTGTTCATTGGTTGGATCCTTGTCA GTAATGAGTGTGAAAGCTCTAGGAATTGCTTTGAAGCTGACATTATCAGGAACAAATCAGCTATTATATCCCCAAACATGGGTCTTTGCCATTATTGTTGCTACTTGTGTGATTACTCAAATGAATTATCTGAACAAG GCTCTTGATACATTCAATACGGCAGTTGTGTCTCCCATCTACTTCGTTATGTTTACTTCGCTAACCATTATAGCTAGCGTGATCATGTTTAAG GATTGGGATAGACAGAACCCAACTCAAATTCTGACAGAAATATGTGGATTTGTGACAATTCTATCTGGAACCTTTCTTCTTCACAAAACAAAGGACATGGGCGATG GTTTATGTACATCTCCGTCGATGAGGCTTCTGAAACATGGAGACGACGAAGAAGATGGTTTTGGGCAGGAAGGTGTTCCTTTAAGAAGGCAGGATTCATCGagattgtaa
- the LOC124919013 gene encoding ATP phosphoribosyltransferase 2, chloroplastic-like, translating into MSVVNPFLRQCPYAASTAYSPTSDLLPKFTHSSRMSLKFTISSCALAASPVTVSYVNTDKRIPDRNEIRFGLPSKGRMASDTLDLLKDCQLSVRQVNPRQYVAQIPQLANLEVWFQRPKDIVRKLVSGDLDLGIVGLDTVYEYGQENEDLIFVHDALDYGDCRLSLAIPKYGIFENINSLKELAAMPQWTAEKPLRVATGFTYLGPKFMKESGLKHVIFSTADGALEAAPAMGIADAIVDLVSSGTTLRENDLKEIEGGIILESQAVLVASRKSLVQRKGVLDATHEILERLEAHLKAAGQFTVTANMRGNSEEEVAERILSQNSLSGLQGPTISPVFCKRDGKVSADYYAIVICVPKKSLYQSVQQLRAIGGSGVLISPLTYIFDEETPRWRELLSKLGL; encoded by the exons ATGTCAGTCGTTAATCCCTTCCTCCGGCAATGTCCATACGCAGCCTCGACTGCCTATTCTCCGACGTCTGATTTGCTTCCTAAATTTACTCATTCTTCACGAATGTCACTCAAATTCACCATTTCTTCCTGTGCTCTAGCAGCATCTCCTGTCACCGTATCGTATGTCAACACGGATAAGAGAATACCTGATAGAAATGAAATTCGATTCGGCTTGCCTAGCAAGGGACGAATGGCTTCAGATACTCTCGATCTCCTCAAG GACTGCCAATTATCAGTTAGACAGGTGAATCCTCGTCAGTATGTTGCACAGATTCCTCAG CTGGCAAACTTGGAAGTTTGGTTTCAGCGGCCAAAGGATATAGTTCGGAAGTTGGTGTCAGGGGATCTAGACCTTGGTATAGTGGGCCTGGATACAGTTTATGAATATGGAcag GAAAATGAAGATCTAATCTTTGTTCATGATGCCCTTGATTATGGAGACTGCAGATTATCGCTTGCA ATTCCCAAGTACGGTATCTTTGAGAACATTAACTCATTGAAAGAGTTGGCAGCGATGCCCCAGTGGACTGCTGAGAAGCCTCTGAGAGTTGCCACTGGTTTCACCTAT CTGGGGCCAAAATTCATGAAGGAAAGTGGATTGAAGCACGTCATCTTTTCAACTGCTGATGGAGCACTTGAGGCAGCTCCTGCG ATGGGGATTGCTGATGCTATAGTGGACCTTGTGAGTAGCGGCACAACATTGAGAGAAAATGATCTGAAAGAAATTGAAGGAGGAATCATCTTGGAAAGTCAGGCCGTTCTTGTTGCTAGTAGGAAATCACTTGTCCAAAGGAAAGGTGTTCTTGATGCTACCCACGAGATTCTTGAAAGGCTGGAGGCTCATCTGAAGGCCGCCGGACAGTTCACT GTAACAGCCAACATGAGAGGAAACAGTGAAGAAGAGGTGGCTGAACGTATATTGAGCCAAAATTCATTATCTGGCTTGCAG gGTCCAACCATAAGCCCCGTGTTCTGCAAGCGCGATGGGAAAGTATCAGCGGACTACTATGCCATTGTCATTTGCGTGCCCAAAAAATCTCTCTATCAATCCGTTCAACAGCTTAGAGCC ATTGGAGGTAGTGGAGTTTTGATTTCACCTCTGACTTACATATTCGACGAAGAAACTCCAAGATGGCGCGAACTTCTATCGAAATTGGGATTATAG